The Colias croceus chromosome 21, ilColCroc2.1 genome window below encodes:
- the LOC123701529 gene encoding uncharacterized protein LOC123701529, which yields MFILILLLPVVRSLYVISLYGDVYNDVDFFTRTFPWLVDNIGGDISVDYFLLGSGRYSIPQMCALEQMKLNTFLQAQYLKCEAEGTDSTTCLCAAGIDPHKYSHCVMTKGSYASHASSKYQQLNIDASPIIEVGYKNTVFAVEDSWYLKKICTIFGDNPPRGCVVPFACNSTDVVTHRNGVAFFDCSFMKDQCRTMPTTITTRAGA from the exons AtgttcatattaattttactattaCCAGTCGTCCGGAGTTTATACGTTATTTCCCTGTACGGTGATGTCTATAATGACGTGGACTTCTTCACCAGGACCTTCCCATGGTTGGTTGATAATATAGGTGGGGATATCAGCGTAGATTACTTCCTTCTGGGCAGTGGAAGATACTCCATACCTCAAATGTGCGCTTTGGAACAGATGAAATTGAACACGTTTTTACAGGCGCAGTATTTGAAGTGTGAAGCCGAAG GTACCGACAGCACCACATGCTTATGTGCAGCCGGGATAGACCCTCACAAATACAGTCATTGCGTCATGACCAAGGGTTCATACGCAAGTCACGCATCTTCCAAATACCAACAACTGAACATCGACGCAAGTCCCATAATAGAAGTCGGATACAAGAACACAGTTTTCGCTGTAGAAGACAGTTGGTATTTGAAGAAAATCTGTACCATATTTGGGGATAATCCTCCAAGGGGATGTGTTGTGCCATTTGCTTGTAATTCTACAGATGTAGTTACTCATAGGAATGGAGTGGCCTTTTTTGATTGTAGTTTTATGAAAGATCAGTGTCGAACGATGCCTACAACGATAACTACGCGCgcgggagcgtga
- the LOC123701530 gene encoding uncharacterized protein LOC123701530 has translation MVTLSHNFRILLLPVVRSLYVISLYGDVYNDVDFFTRTFPWLVDNIGGDISVDYFLLGSGRYSIPQMCALEQMKLNTFLQAQYLKCEAEGTDSTTCLCAAGIDPHKYSHCVMTKGSYASHASSKYQQLNIDASPIIEVGYKNTVFAVEDSWYLKKICTIFGDNPPRGCVVPFACNSTDVVTHRNGMAFFDCSFMKDQCRTMPTTITTRAGA, from the exons ATggttactctttcacacaatTTT AGAATTTTACTATTACCAGTCGTCCGGAGTTTATACGTTATTTCCCTGTACGGTGATGTCTATAATGACGTGGACTTCTTCACCAGGACCTTCCCATGGTTGGTTGATAATATAGGTGGGGATATCAGCGTAGATTACTTCCTTCTGGGCAGTGGAAGATACTCCATACCTCAAATGTGCGCTTTGGAACAGATGAAATTGAACACGTTTTTACAGGCGCAGTATTTGAAGTGTGAAGCCGAAG GTACCGACAGCACCACATGCTTATGTGCAGCCGGGATAGACCCTCACAAATACAGTCATTGCGTCATGACCAAGGGTTCATACGCAAGTCACGCATCTTCCAAATACCAACAACTGAACATCGACGCAAGTCCCATAATAGAAGTCGGATACAAGAACACAGTTTTCGCTGTAGAAGACAGTTGGTATTTGAAGAAAATCTGTACCATATTTGGGGATAATCCTCCAAGGGGATGTGTTGTGCCATTTGCTTGTAATTCTACAGATGTAGTTACTCATAGGAATGGAATGGCCTTTTTTGATTGTAGTTTTATGAAAGATCAGTGTCGAACGATGCCTACAACGATAACTACGCGCgcgggagcgtga
- the LOC123701531 gene encoding carboxypeptidase B-like, giving the protein MLRCLVFCAVFAFACALYDNYNGHALYRVSVATERQAEFLHGLELTHNLDLWQRAAPGAESIVLVPREHRVLMEALFLLNGMKYTIEVRNVKPFLDQEREKLSKAALHSRPLNGGLSFQKILTFSEVDEFLENLANSYPNTVTLETAGRSFERRPIKYVKISSSGFQDRRKPVVFVQSLLHAREWVTLPASLYAIQKLVIDVTEHDLVEKIDWIILPIANPDGYVASHAGERFWRKNRATGYSLFCRGVDLNRNFDFMWGNASSNLGCSEVFHGSHAFSEPEAQAIKSIFDQYKDRIEIYFDLHSFGSMILYGYGNGQLPANSLTLQVVGVNMATAIDAVKMPFNRNYVVGNSAHILYQASGTAGDYAQAIGIPLSYTYELPGYRFGFQTALGFLVDPDFIEQAGYETWQGIKAGAEFLLRLN; this is encoded by the exons atgttaaggTGTTTGGTTTTCTGTGCGGTATTCGCTTTTGCGTGTGCTTTATACGACAATTATAATGG CCACGCTCTATACCGCGTATCGGTCGCCACAGAAAGACAGGCAGAATTCTTGCATGGTTTGGAACTAACACACAACTTGGATCTATGGCAGCGAGCGGCGCCGGGCGCGGAGTCTATAGTTCTGGTGCCTCGGGAACACCGCGTTTTGATGGAAGCTCTGTTCCTCTTGAATGGCATGAAGTATACGATTGAAGTGCGGAATGTTAAGCc GTTCCTTGATCAAGAACGTGAGAAGTTGTCAAAAGCGGCTCTGCATAGTCGTCCTTTGAACGGGGGATTGTCGTTTCAGAAAATTCTCACCTTTTCAGAG GTGGACGAGTTCCTAGAGAATTTGGCTAATTCCTATCCAAATACAGTGACATTGGAAACTGCTGGCAGAAGCTTCGAGCGCAGACCCATCAAATACGTAAAAATTTCAAGCTCTGGATTCcaa GACAGAAGGAAGCCCGTGGTCTTCGTGCAATCCCTTCTCCACGCCCGCGAGTGGGTGACCTTACCGGCTAGCTTGTACGCCATACAGAAGTTGGTGATTGACGTCACTGAACACGACCTGGTTGAGAAGATCGACTGGATCATCCTGCCTATCGCCAACCCTGATGGATATGTCGCTTCTCATGCAGGT gAGAGATTCTGGCGTAAGAACCGTGCCACCGGCTACTCTCTCTTCTGCAGAGGCGTTGACTTGAACCGTAACTTCGACTTCATGTGGGGTAACGCGTCCAGCAACCTCGGATGCTCCGAAGTCTTCCACGGCAGTCACGCTTTCTCCGAACCCGAAGCACAAGCCATCAAATCTATCTTTGACCAGTATAAAGACCGCATTGAAATCTATTTCGACTTGCACAGCTTTGGCAGCATGATTCTCTATGGGTATGGTAATGGACAACTGCCAGCCAACTCCCTGACTCTTCAAGTAGTTGGTGTCAATATGGCGACAGCAATTGATGCAGTAAAGATGCCCTTCAACCGGAACTACGTGGTAGGAAATTCAGCCCATATCCTTTATCAAGCATCAGGAACTGCTGGGGATTATGCTCAAGCTATTGGCATACCTTTATCTTATACTTATGAATTGCCTGGATACAGATTCGGATTCCAGACAGCACTAGGTTTCTTAGTTGACCCTGATTTCATTGAACAAGCTGGTTATGAAACATGGCAAGGTATTAAAGCAGGTGCTGAATTTTTGTTGAGATTGAATTAA
- the LOC123701532 gene encoding carboxypeptidase B-like: protein MFYIICIVLNLVLCVYGSNELYKGYQVYNIHIKTEEQQDNFHMLKSDMIDFWRKPSFKLNITGQAMVPPSHFTWFEDQLEALGVEKQVIIEDVYEYLSQSEVTQRNTKNTEFNYEGFYRYDKILDHMQTIENTYESSTEIDAKLVIGGQTDEGRPLVYLRITNYSNTSKPVIIIEGGIIPREWITVPAVLNMVDKVIEDRNFLDNFVWIFVPVVNPDGYEYTHTNLRFWTKSRSLRSDLGQICPGVNINRNFDIDWSISDSSSSPCSHLYAGIAPFSEPESRFIRSLLEEYGRNIQLYISLQNTGGFISYPWQYEKAASGMFRQHYFLANDMVEAIGEDYKADVGSLAYGDRQSGTSSDYFSINEILYAFNIDIAPRGDNGVVFAVSEIRDVIDKVWRAVEVAVDSFIQ, encoded by the exons atgttttatattatttgcattGTTTTGAATCTCGTGTTGTGTGTTTATGGAAGTAATGAACTTTATAAAGG GTACCAAGTATACAATATCCACATCAAAACAGAAGAGCAGCAGGATAACTTTCATATGCTAAAAAGTGACATGATAGATTTCTGGAGGAAGCCATCTTTCAAACTTAATATCACTGGCCAGGCGATGGTTCCTCCTTCACACTTCACATGGTTTGAGGATCAGCTGGAGGCCCTGGGTGTGGAGAAACAAGTGATCATAGAGGATGTATATGA ATATCTTTCTCAATCAGAAGTAACCCAgagaaatacaaaaaatacagaGTTCAATTATGAAGGTTTTTACCGGTACGATAAG ATTTTAGATCACATGCAAACAATCGAGAACACTTACGAAAGCTCAACAGAAATAGATGCGAAGTTAGTAATTGGTGGTCAAACTGATGAAGGCAGACCCCTCGTCTACTTGAGAATaacaaattattcaaatacttcAAAACCAGTTATTATTATCGAAGGTGGGATAATACCAAGGGAATGGATAACTGTCCCAGCAGTTCTTAATATGGTTGATAAAGTGATTGAAGATAGGAACTTTTTGGATAATTTTGTCTGGATTTTTGTACCCGTGGTGAATCCTGATGGTTATGAATATACGCATACtaat CTCCGTTTCTGGACAAAATCACGAAGCTTAAGAAGCGACCTTGGCCAAATTTGTCCCGGGGTGAACATCAACCGAAACTTTGACATTGACTGGTCAATATCCGACTCTAGCAGCAGCCCTTGCAGTCACTTATACGCTGGTATTGCACCATTTTCTGAACCAGAGAGCAGATTCATACGTTCCTTACTCGAAGAATACGGCCGTAACATACAATTGTATATTTCCTTACAAAATACAGGAGGTTTCATATCCTACCCTTGGCAGTATGAGAAAGCAGCAAGCGGCATGTTTAGACAGCACTACTTCCTAGCAAATGATATGGTTGAAGCAATTGGAGAAGATTATAAAGCAGATGTTGGTTCTTTAGCGTATGGAGACAGACAATCTGGTACTAGTTCAGATTATTTCAGTATTAACGAGATTTTGTACGCGTTTAACATTGATATTGCGCCTAGAGGTGATAATGGTGTTGTATTTGCTGTGAGTGAAATTAGAGATGTTATTGATAAGGTCTGGCGGGCTGTTGAAGTTGCAGTTGAtagttttattcaataa
- the LOC123701311 gene encoding uncharacterized protein LOC123701311 has translation MPPKRVKDDDDCGEPSPRISFNDLEKSMTPFSGDDAYGIETFVKDFEDISSLMQWGEIEKLIFSKRLLAGTAKLFLRSLSGTTTWDTLKSELREEFGKKLNSATVHKRLSTRRMKMNETHQQYFLHMKELAVLGNVEDEALMEYVIDGIKDRRFKVKNCYLIVQEQQKL, from the exons ATGCCGCCGAAACGAGtaaaagatgatgatgattgtggTGAACCATCGCCGCGTATTTCCTTCAATGACTTAGAGAAATCAATGACGCCATTTTCGGGTGATGATGCCTATGGCATCGAAACATTCGTAAAAGATTTTGAAGATATTTCCTCTTTAATGCAATGGGgcgaaatagaaaaactcaTATTTTCGAAGCGGCTTCTCGCGGGAACCGCCAAGCTATTTTTACGTTCACTAAGTGGGACCACCACGTGGGATACACTTAAGTCTGAGCTCCGTGAGGAATTTGGTAAGAAGTTGAACAGTGCAACTGTTCACAAGAGACTTTCAACTCGCCGGATGAAGATGAATGAGACTCAtcagcaatattttttacatatgaaGGAACTTGCAGTACTTGGGAATGTTGAAGATGAAGCCCTGATGGAATATGTCATCGACGGTATTAAAGACA gaagattcaaggtgaaaaattgttatcttATAGTTCAGGAACAACAGAAACTTTAA